In Diceros bicornis minor isolate mBicDic1 chromosome 23, mDicBic1.mat.cur, whole genome shotgun sequence, a single genomic region encodes these proteins:
- the AKIRIN2 gene encoding akirin-2, translating to MACGATLKRTLDFDPLLSPASPKRRRCAPLSAPTSAAASPSSAAAATAASFSAAAASPQKYLRMEPSPFGDVSSRLTTEQILYNIKQEYKRMQKRRHLETSFQQTDPCCTSDAQPHAFLLSGPASPGTSSATSSPLKKEQPLFTLRQVGMICERLLKEREEKVREEYEEILNTKLAEQYDAFVKFTHDQIMRRYGEQPASYVS from the exons ATGGCGTGCGGAGCCACTCTGAAAAGGACTCTGGATTTCGACCCTCTGCTGAGCCCGGCGTCCCCGAAGCGGAGGCGATGTGCGCCATTGTCGGCGCCCACCTCGGCCGCAGCCTCCCCGTCGTCGGCGGCCGCGGCCACCGCCGCCTCCTTctcggccgccgccgcctcgcCGCAGAAGTATCTCCGAATGGAGCCGTCCCCCTTCGGCGACGTGTCCTCCCGCCTCACCACAG aacaAATTCTGTACAACATAAAACAAGAGTATAAACGCATGCAGAAGAGAAGACATTTAGAAACTAGTTTCCAACAGACAGATCCATGTTGTACTTCGGATGCACAGCCACATGCATTTCTCCTCAGTGGACCAGCTTCACCAG GGACTTCATCTGCAACATCCTcaccattaaaaaaagaacagcccTTATTCACTCTACGGCAGGTTGGGATGATCTGTGAACGTTTGTTGAAAGAACGTGAAGAGAAAGTTCGAGAAGAGTATGAAGAAATACTGAACACAAAACTTGCAG AACAATATGATGCATTTGTGAAGTTTACGCATGATCAGATAATGCGACGATATGGAGAACAGCCTGCTAGTT ATGTTTCATGA